One genomic window of Lytechinus variegatus isolate NC3 chromosome 1, Lvar_3.0, whole genome shotgun sequence includes the following:
- the LOC121418974 gene encoding ER membrane protein complex subunit 2-like, with protein sequence MSSRHALFSKMATSMSWQEARDKLKKWREDNTRNSIETVELGQYLLDNYRRKLGDEVWTIYEQVCIAALDCGDQDLASDIIDTIEQNFPSSIRGKRLEGLQYESLGEYEAAKEHYEDLLKEDPSNAMVRKRLIALLKGQNRIGEAIKELNSYLQKFMSDHEAWMELADLYISEQNYSKASFCFEELIISNPHNHLYHQKYAEIQYTQGGTECMEIARKYFAHAVKLNGNNMRALYGMFMAATNIASSPKASGKVKKDNMKYAAWAAQQIAYKYKVAQGKDTGSNMQHLEKMLDCLQITPAP encoded by the exons ATGTCTTCCCGTCATGCATTATTCTCAAAGATGGCGACTTCCATGAGCTGGCAAG AAGCTAGAGATAAATTGAAGAAATGGAGAGAAGACAACACAAGGAACAGCATTGAGACTGTTGAGCTTGGACAGTATTTGCTGGATAATTATCGCCGAAAACTTGGGGATGAAG TGTGGACTATCTACGAACAAGTCTGCATAGCAGCGCTGGACTGTGGGGACCAAGACTTGGCATCAGACATCATTGATACAATAGAGCAGAACTTTCCAAGTAGTATAAGAGGCAAGAGGTTAGAAGGTCTACAATATGAGAGTCTTGGAGA GTATGAAGCTGCAAAAGAGCACTATGAAGATCTTTTAAAAGAAGACCCATCAAATGCG ATGGTGAGGAAGAGATTGATAGCACTCTTAAAAGGACAGAATCGTATAGGTGAAGCTATCAAGGAATTAAATTCATATCTACAAAA GTTTATGAGTGACCATGAAGCATGGATGGAGTTAGCAGATCTGTACATATCAGAACAAAA tTACAGTAAAGCAAGTTTTTGTTTTGAAGAGCTCATCATATCCAATCCACACAATCATTTATACCATCAGAAATATGCAGAG aTTCAGTATACACAAGGTGGAACCGAATGTATGGAGATCGCTAGGAAGTACTTTGCCCATGCTGTCAAATTGAATGGTAACAACATGAGAGCACTATATGGCATGTTTATG GCTGCTACCAATATTGCTTCATCACCAAAGGCCTCAGGAAAAGTTAAAAAAGACAACATGAAATATGCAGCATGGGCAGCCCAGCAGATTGCTTACAAATACAAG GTTGCACAAGGTAAGGACACCGGGAGCAATATGCAACATTTGGAAAAGATGCTGGACTGTTTACAGATAACACCTGCACCATAA
- the LOC121418980 gene encoding 33 kDa inner dynein arm light chain, axonemal yields the protein MIPPNASLVKYDNPVLVSRNTEKKTPRARALKTSPQQPTNAGPVPNPPPKGGSKLPPVESQKAQQTDEILNSILPPREWTESGQLWVQQVSSTPATRLDVVNLQEQLDMRLQQRQARETGICPVRRELYSQCFDELIRQVTIECAERGLLLLRVRDEIRMTIAAYQTLYESSVAFGMRKALQAEQGKSDMEKKITDLEQEKRELERQVNELKAKCEAIEKRENERRQVEEKKHAEEIQFLKRTNQQLKTQLEGIIAPNKK from the exons ATGATTCCACCAAATGCGTCACTAGTCAAATATGATAACCCTGTTCTTGTAAGCAGAAATACTGAGAAGAAAACACCTCGG GCAAGAGCTCTGAAGACATCACCACAGCAGCCAACCAATGCTGGCCCAGTACCTAACCCTCCTCCCAAGGGAGGTAGTAAACTTCCACCTGTAGAGTCACAGAAAGCTCAGCAGACAGATGAAATACTCAACTCAATTTTGCCACCTAG GGAATGGACAGAATCTGGTCAGCTTTGGGTTCAGCAGGTGTCCAGTACTCCGGCCACGCGACTGGACGTGGTCAATCTGCAAGAGCAGCTGGACATGAGGCTTCAGCAGAGACAGGCCAGGGAGACCGGTATCTGCCCAGTTAGGAGAGAGCTTTACTCACAGTGCTTTG ATGAGCTGATCCGTCAGGTGACCATCGAGTGTGCAGAGCGTGGACTACTCCTTCTCAGGGTCAGGGATGAGATTAGGATGACTATCGCTGCTTACCAGACCCTCTATGAAAGCAGTGTAGCCTTTGGTATGCGCAAGGCACTACAGGCTGAGCAGGGCAAGTCAGATATGGAGAAGAAG atCACAGACCTAGAGCAGGAGAAGCGCGAGCTGGAGCGACAGGTCAATGAATTAAAGGCCAAATGTGAGGCCATTGagaagagagagaatgagaggagACAAGTAGAAGAGAAGAAACATGCAGAAGAGATTCAGTTTCTTAAGAGGACTAATCAACAACTTAAG ACGCAACTGGAAGGTATAATTGCTCCAAACAAGAAGTAA